Proteins encoded together in one Psilocybe cubensis strain MGC-MH-2018 chromosome 8, whole genome shotgun sequence window:
- a CDS encoding Laccase-2: MRFLSGIVVLLWGLQTYAITIGPSANLYIGNKVIAPDGNKRSTVLAGASFNTLSFPGPVIRATKGDTLRINVVNQLTDTTMLTGTSIHWHGLHQKGTSWADGVVGVTQCPIAPGRSFLYQFPTANQAGTFWYHSHYSTQYCDGLRGALVVYDPADPYRTWYDIDDETTIITLADWYHNVAHLEPLPAEADSVLINGKGRVVGGSASPLAVVMVIPNKRYRFRLVSISCGPAFTFSIDGHPMTVIEADSQSVQPLTVNEIVIFAGQRYSFILYANNPIGNYWIRSQPDEDAPGGFEGGANSAILRYYGAPTINPTTSKASVSNPLIEANLRPLYNPAAPGIPRPGAADVNIKLDVTYNEQTRKFFINNATFTEVRVPVLLQILSGARAASDLLPKGVVYSLPPNKVIEISMPGGSTGSPHPMHLHGHDFSVVRSAGSNRYNYVNPVRRDVVNIGRQTTDNVTIRFTTDNAGPWILHCHIDWHLEAGMAVVFAEDFQSIKLSKPPPAWDQLCPTFNALPPQTFH; the protein is encoded by the exons ATGCGTTTTCTAAGCGGCATTGTTGTACTTCTATGGGGACTCCAGACCTACGCTATCACCATAGGTCCCTCCGCTAATTTATACATCGGCAACAAAGTCATAGCTCCGGATGGAAATAAGCGCTC GACCGTTTTGGCTGGGGCATCGTTCAACACCCTGTCTTTTCCAGGACCTGTAATCCGGGCAACAAAG GGCGACACGTTACGGATCAACGTAGTGAATCAGTTAACCGATACCACCATGTTAACGGGAACCAGCATC CACTGGCACGGCTTACACCAAAAAGGAACCAGCTGGGCCGACGGTGTGGTCGGTGTAACTCAGTGCCCTATCGCTCCGGGCCGCTCTTTCTTGTATCAATTTCCCACGGCCAATCAAGCTGGGACTTTTTGGTACCATTCTCACTACT CTACGCAGTATTGCGATGGCCTCAGAGGCGCTTTGGTTGTTTATGACCCAGCTGATCCATACAGAACCTG GTATGATATCGACGACG AAACTACAATCATCACCCTTGCAGATTG GTATCATAATGTTGCCCATTTAGAGCCTCTTCCTGCCGAAGCAGACTCAGTTCTGATCAACGGGAAAGGTCGTGTCGTTGGCGGATCTGCTTCTCCGCTAGCGGTCGTAATGGTAATTCCCAACAAACGTTATCGTTTTCGTCTGGTTTCTATCTCGTGCGGTCCTGCGTTCACATTTTCGATTGATGGACATCCTATG ACTGTTATAGAAGCCGACTCTCAGAGCGTGCAACCTCTTACGGTTAATGAAATTGTCATTTTCGCTGGTCAACGATATTCCTTCATTCTTTATGCCAATAATCCAATCGGAAACTACTGGATTCGGTCCCAACCCGATGAAGATGCTCCAGGGGGCTTCGAGGGAGGTGCCAACTCTGCCATACTGCGTTACTATGGTGCGCCCACCATCAACCCGACGACATCAAAGGCTTCCGTTTCAAACCCTCTGATCGAGGCAAACCTCCGGCCTCTCTATAATCCTGCCGCTCCGGGAATTCCACGACCGGGAGCTGCAGATGTCAACATCAAACTAGATGTCACTTACAATGAGCAAACAAGGAAATTCTTTATCAACAATGCCACCTTCACAGAAGTCCGCGTTCCGGTGTTGCTTCAGATCCTCAGCGGAGCACGCGCAGCGAGTGATTTGCTCCCCAAAGGAGTGGTGTATAGTCTCCCTCCTAACAAAGTCATAGAGATATCTATGCCTGGCGGCAGTACTGGAAGTCCG CACCCTATGCATTTGCATGGC CATGACTTTTCCGTCGTGAGGAGTGCAGGTAGCAATCGCTACAACTATGTCAATCCAGTCAGGCGCGACGTTGTCAATATAGGCCGACAAACTACAGACAACGTTACCATACGGTTCACGACCGACAACGCTGGACCTTGGATTCTGCACTG CCATATTGACTGGCATCTTGAAGC TGGTATGGCGGTTGTATTTGCAGAAGATTTCCAATCCATCAAACTCAGCAAGCCTCCCC CTGCTTGGGATCAGCTTTGCCCTACCTTCAATGCTTTGCCTCCTCAAACATTCCATTGA
- a CDS encoding Aldehyde oxidase GLOX, translating to MILSPRISVAVLLLGSSTVLASSAGSFTQAGNTLVSALLMFLGNEDTVYIIDKAEGNAAAVAGHPAWGSKWDIASQQAEVMDIRSNTFCSSGMHLPNGSFINLGGNDGITINGAPGSTKNTDGTGTGFWDAVYQDFDGRKSIRILNPCRSGDDFTSPQCKWFDDSSVLAMKAPRWYAALEPLGDGTIVILGGFTAGGYVNREFPVRDPITQNTQAQSTYEYYPAKDADPQLVQFLVDAGGLNAYAHMFLMPSGNIFVQANRSSMIWDHTTNTQTPLPDMPNGVVRVYPASGGAAMLPLTPANNYNPTIIFCGGSTMADDDYGSYSGPRVETWKIPASNDCQRITPEPQDGSAPVYVADDNMLETRTMGQFIILPDGTLLMINGGLNGTAGYFNITTDPFIKETPFGVSLASGPVFTPAIYNPNAPAGSRWSNKGLSPSPIPRLYHSSAILLPDASVLVAGSNPNPDVNLTTVFPTEYRAEIFFPPYFSASVRPVPTGIPKTLSYGGNPFDITIPSTSYSGSSNDAADNTTVVVIRGGFTTHGMNMGQRFLQLNNTYTVNKGGSITLHVSQMPPIPNIFQPGPAFLYVTIHGIPSNGSYVIVGSGNIEKQPTSPVGALPASVRLDSATGGVHPGQNGTSNLDGGSGGDAKKSHNLGFIIGAIVVGIAIVAVIGVLFAVWRRRASACLAPSKAYPLSPTAGAGWTSHKGESGIFVPLAQGKYNDTSDPWASSANLNAPYMDDNRASSIGSRSQVFGEYEKYSGHPGQTHAVPKSHSGY from the exons aTGATTTTGTCGCCGCGAATATCCGTTGCGGTTCTCTTGCTGGGGTCTTCGACCGTGCTAGCAAGCAGCGCTGGCTCATTTACCCAGGCCGGTAATACACTGGTCAGCGCACTGTTG ATGTTTTTGGGGAATGAAGACACGGTCTACATTATCGACAAGGCTGAGGGGAACGCAGCTGCAGTTGCAGGTCATCCGGCATGGGGATCGAAATG GGATATAGCTTCGCAACAAGCAGAGGTGATGGATATTCGATCAAATACGTTTTGTTCCTCTGGGATGCATTTGCCCAATGGCTCCTTCATCAACTTGGGTGGAAACGACGGTATCACGATAAACGGTGCACCTGGCTCAACAAAGAATACGGACGGAACAGGTACAGGATTCTGGGACGCAGTATACCAAGATTTTGACGGACGAAAATCGATTCGTATTCTTAATCCTTGCAGATCTGGCGATGATTTTACCTCCCCACAATGTAAATGGTTCGATGACTCGTCGGTTTTAGCAATGAAGGCACCCAGGTGGTACGCAGCTCTTGAACCTTTAGGAGATGGTACCATTGTCATTCTCGGCGGATTCACTGCTGGTGGGTATGTCAATCGAGAATTTCCAGTTAGGGATCCCATCACGCAAAACACGCAAGCGCAGAGTACCTACGAGTATTATCCTGCAAAAGATGCCGATCCACAATTAGTTCAGTTTCTTGTCGATGCAGGGGGGTTAAATGCATACGCACACATGTTTTTGATGCCCTCCGGAAATATCTTTGTCCAAGCTAATCGTTCTTCCA TGATTTGGGACCATACAACAAACACTCAGACACCCCTACCAGATATGCCCAATGGCGTTGTTCGGGTGTACCCTGCCTCTGGTGGTGCTGCAATGCTCCCTTTGACTCCAGCCAACAACTATAACCCAACCATCATCTTCTGTGGAGGCTCAACAATGGCGGACGATGATTATGGTAGCTATAGTGGCCCTCGTGTTGAAACCTGGAAAATACCTGCTTCAAATGATTGCCAACGTATTACTCCAGAGCCACAGGACGGATCAGCACCAGTCTATGTAGCGGACGATAACATGCTCGAGACACGAACGATGGGACAATTTATAATTCTTCCGGATGGAACTCTGTTGATGATTAATGGGGGACTCAATGGTACCGCTGGGTATTTCAATATCACAACCGACCCCTTCATTAAGGAGACGCCATTTGGGGTTTCATTAGCATCTGGCCCTGTTTTCACGCCAGCCATTTACAACCCAAACGCACCAGCCGGAAGCAGATGGTCTAACAAAGGATTATCTCCTTCACCTATACCACGGTTGTATCATTCCTCTGCTATCCTTCTCCCAGACGCATCCGTCCTGGTGGCCGGatccaatcccaatcccgaTGTAAATCTAACAACTGTCTTCCCTACCGAATATCGCGCAGAGATTTTCTTCCCTCCTTACTTCAGTGCCAGTGTTCGTCCTGTGCCCACAGGTATCCCAAAGACACTGTCATACGGTGGCAATCCATTCGACATTACGATCCCTTCGACCTCTTACTCGGGCTCATCAAATGATGCTGCAGACAATACCACAGTTGTCGTCATCCGTGGTGGGTTTACTACGCACGGCATGAATATGGGACAACGATTTTTGCAGCTTAACAATACATACACTGTAAATAAGGGCGGATCTATAACGCTCCATGTGTCGCAGATGCCGCCCATTCCCAACATCTTCCAGCCAGGACCCGCATTTTTGTATGTCACCATCCACGGAATACCAAGCAACGGTTCGTATGTCATTGTCGGCAGCGGAAACATCGAGAAACAACCAACTTCACCAGTTGGCGCACTCCCAGCAAGCGTCCGCCTCGACTCGGCGACAGGGGGCGTGCACCCTGGGCAGAACGGTACATCGAATTTGGATGGCGGCTCAGGCGGTGACGCGAAGAAGTCCCACAACCTCGGCTTCATCATAGGCGCTATTGTCGTGGGAATTGCTATAGTTGCGGTGATAGGCGTGCTCTTCGCCGTCTGGCGCAGACGCGCGTCGGCATGCCTTGCACCGAGCAAGGCTTACCCGCTCTCTCCGACCGCCGGCGCTGGCTGGACATCGCACAAAGGCGAGTCGGGCATTTTTGTCCCGCTTGCGCAAGGCAAATACAACGATACATCGGACCCTTGGGCATCTTCGGCCAACTTGAATGCACCGTATATGGATGACAATAGGGCGTCGTCGATTGGGAGCAGGAGCCAGGTGTTCGGAGAATACGAGAAATACTCCGGCCACCCTGGGCAGACGCACGCGGTGCCCAAATCACACAGCGGCTATTGA